The proteins below are encoded in one region of Micromonospora sp. DSM 45708:
- a CDS encoding nucleotidyltransferase domain-containing protein: MIDQELVDRLCAVDGVVAVALGGSRARGEHRPDSDWDVGLYYRGTPDVAGLRAVAGSVADGPVDLTAPGGWGPWVDGGGWLRVGGVAVDWIYRDLGRVHRVWADCRAGRYTVQAQAGHPLGFYSHAYAGEVALGRVLGDPTGELTALRAETVHYPPALGAALVAGGWETGLLLDGAAKGAAGGDAGYVAGCLFRVIGVLAQALHGRAGRWLVNEKGMLASAGRLPGAPPDFAARAHGLLGAVGRTPGELAATVDAARALARDVLG, from the coding sequence ATGATCGACCAGGAGCTCGTCGACCGGCTCTGCGCGGTCGACGGGGTGGTCGCGGTGGCGCTCGGCGGCAGCCGGGCCCGCGGCGAGCACCGGCCCGACTCCGACTGGGACGTCGGCCTCTACTACCGGGGTACGCCGGACGTGGCCGGGCTGCGCGCGGTGGCCGGCTCGGTCGCCGACGGCCCGGTGGACCTCACCGCACCCGGCGGCTGGGGCCCGTGGGTCGACGGCGGCGGCTGGCTGCGCGTCGGCGGGGTGGCGGTGGACTGGATCTACCGGGACCTGGGCCGCGTGCACCGGGTCTGGGCGGACTGCCGCGCCGGCCGCTACACGGTGCAGGCGCAGGCCGGGCACCCGCTCGGGTTCTACTCGCACGCGTACGCCGGGGAGGTCGCGCTCGGCCGGGTGCTGGGCGACCCGACCGGCGAGCTGACCGCGCTGCGGGCCGAAACCGTCCACTACCCGCCCGCGCTCGGCGCGGCACTGGTGGCCGGCGGCTGGGAGACCGGGCTGCTGCTCGACGGCGCGGCCAAGGGCGCGGCCGGTGGTGACGCCGGGTACGTGGCCGGGTGCCTGTTCCGGGTGATCGGGGTGCTGGCGCAGGCGCTGCACGGCCGGGCCGGGCGATGGCTGGTCAACGAGAAGGGCATGCTCGCCTCGGCCGGGCGGCTGCCGGGCGCCCCACCGGACTTCGCCGCCCGCGCGCACGGGCTGCTCGGCGCCGTGGGGCGTACCCCCGGGGAACTGGCGGCGACGGTCGACGCGGCCCGGGCGCTGGCCCGCGACGTGCTCGGCTGA
- a CDS encoding aldo/keto reductase produces MDLVSEMTYRRLGDSGLVVSVVGIGCNNFGRKLDSDGTRAVVDAALDAGINFFDTADIYGEPQGGSEELLGQALKGRRDDVVVATKFGMDMHGANGPDHGARGARRYIARAVEASLRRLGTDHIDLYQMHEPDPGTPIDETLAALDDLVTAGKVRYLGNSNFAGWQIADADWTASSQGRTRFISAQNHYSLLERGVEDEVIPACERFGLGMLPFFPLANGLLTGKYKRGEAPPAGSRLAGGGRYAERLAAARWDTIEAIEAYAAERGISMLQVAIGGLAARPAVTSVIAGATTPDQVRANADAGTWQPSDEDLDALDALL; encoded by the coding sequence GTGGATCTCGTGAGTGAGATGACCTACCGTCGGCTGGGCGACTCCGGACTCGTGGTGTCCGTGGTCGGCATCGGCTGCAACAACTTCGGCCGCAAACTCGACAGCGACGGCACCCGGGCGGTGGTCGACGCCGCGCTCGACGCCGGGATCAACTTCTTCGACACCGCCGACATCTACGGCGAACCGCAGGGCGGCTCCGAGGAGCTGCTCGGTCAGGCGCTCAAGGGGCGCCGGGACGACGTGGTGGTCGCCACCAAGTTCGGCATGGACATGCACGGCGCGAACGGGCCGGACCACGGCGCCCGGGGCGCACGTCGCTACATCGCCCGCGCGGTCGAGGCGTCGCTGCGCCGGCTCGGCACCGACCACATCGACCTCTACCAGATGCACGAGCCCGACCCGGGCACGCCGATCGACGAGACGCTCGCCGCGCTGGACGACCTGGTGACCGCCGGCAAGGTGCGCTACCTCGGCAACTCCAACTTCGCCGGCTGGCAGATCGCCGACGCCGACTGGACCGCCTCGTCGCAGGGGCGTACCCGGTTCATCTCCGCGCAGAACCACTACTCGCTGCTGGAGCGGGGCGTGGAGGACGAGGTGATCCCGGCCTGCGAGCGGTTCGGCCTCGGCATGCTGCCGTTCTTCCCGCTGGCCAACGGGCTGCTCACCGGCAAGTACAAGCGCGGCGAGGCACCCCCGGCGGGCAGCCGGCTGGCCGGCGGCGGCCGGTACGCCGAGCGGCTGGCCGCGGCGCGCTGGGACACCATCGAGGCGATCGAGGCGTACGCGGCCGAGCGCGGCATCAGCATGCTCCAGGTGGCCATCGGCGGGTTGGCCGCCCGGCCGGCGGTGACCTCGGTGATCGCCGGCGCGACCACCCCCGACCAGGTACGCGCCAACGCCGACGCGGGCACCTGGCAGCCCTCCGACGAGGACCTGGACGCCCTCGACGCCCTCCTCTGA
- the thiE gene encoding thiamine phosphate synthase, translating into MPSLGRLHLITDTRPGRDPLGVLRAALPVARAELVVQVRVADDATDREAYELARRVVEACRPYGARCLVNDRLHVALAVGAAGGHVGADDLPVTAARRVLGVDAVLGATARAPETARAAVAAGASYLGVGPCHATTTKPGLPAPIGPDGVRAVAGAVTVPVIAIGGVTAASVPALRAAGAYGVAVVGALSGAADPARATAGLLGALTC; encoded by the coding sequence GTGCCGTCCCTCGGACGACTGCATCTCATCACCGACACCCGACCGGGGCGGGATCCGCTCGGCGTGCTGCGTGCCGCCCTGCCGGTGGCCCGCGCAGAACTCGTCGTACAGGTGCGGGTGGCGGACGACGCCACCGACCGGGAGGCGTACGAGCTGGCCCGCCGGGTGGTCGAGGCGTGCCGCCCGTACGGCGCGCGCTGCCTGGTCAACGACCGGTTGCACGTGGCGCTCGCGGTGGGCGCGGCCGGTGGCCACGTCGGCGCGGACGACCTGCCGGTGACCGCCGCCCGCCGGGTGCTCGGCGTCGACGCCGTGCTCGGCGCGACCGCCCGGGCGCCGGAGACGGCCCGGGCGGCGGTCGCCGCCGGAGCGAGCTACCTGGGCGTGGGCCCCTGCCACGCCACCACCACGAAGCCGGGCCTGCCCGCGCCGATCGGCCCGGACGGGGTACGCGCGGTCGCCGGCGCGGTGACCGTTCCGGTGATCGCCATCGGTGGCGTGACCGCCGCGTCGGTGCCGGCGCTGCGGGCCGCCGGGGCGTACGGGGTGGCGGTGGTCGGGGCGCTCAGCGGGGCAGCCGACCCCGCGCGCGCCACCGCCGGGCTGCTCGGGGCGCTGACGTGTTGA
- the thiO gene encoding glycine oxidase ThiO has protein sequence MLSGSPFSAGGVDRGPVLTEVGVVGAGPVGLAIAWRCAQRGLRVVVYDDRPGSGASRVAAGMLSPVAEAYFGERELTGLLVESAARWPGFAAELAEASGVDLGHRTEGTLVVGLTADDLAEAGRLWSYQQGLGLPITPLRPSALRDREPALATRVRGGAVAPGDHQVDPRRLVAALRVAAERAGVTFRPTRVGALSEVDARVTVVAAGCGAAALTGLPVRPVKGQVLRLRAPAGGPPGFRHVIRGYADGEPVYLVPRASGEVVVGATVEERADVEVTAGGVLRLLRAAVELVPELTEYALVEAVAGLRPGTPDNAPVIGALPGRPGVLAATGHHRHGIVLTPVTADLVTQLIVSGEPDPALAPFTPARFGKEPRWN, from the coding sequence GTGTTGAGCGGGTCCCCCTTCTCTGCCGGAGGCGTTGACAGGGGGCCCGTCCTTACCGAGGTGGGGGTGGTGGGGGCGGGGCCGGTGGGGCTGGCGATCGCGTGGCGGTGCGCGCAGCGCGGGCTGCGGGTGGTGGTGTACGACGACCGGCCCGGGTCGGGCGCGTCGCGGGTGGCCGCCGGGATGCTCTCCCCGGTCGCCGAGGCGTACTTCGGTGAGCGGGAACTGACCGGGCTGCTGGTCGAGTCCGCGGCCCGGTGGCCCGGGTTCGCCGCCGAGCTGGCCGAGGCGAGCGGCGTCGACCTGGGCCACCGCACCGAGGGCACGCTGGTGGTCGGGCTCACCGCCGACGACCTGGCCGAGGCGGGGCGGCTGTGGTCGTACCAGCAGGGGTTGGGGTTGCCGATCACGCCGCTGCGCCCGTCGGCGCTGCGCGACCGCGAGCCGGCGCTGGCCACCCGGGTGCGCGGCGGCGCGGTCGCACCCGGCGACCACCAGGTCGACCCGCGTCGCCTGGTCGCCGCGCTGCGGGTCGCGGCGGAGCGGGCCGGCGTGACGTTCCGGCCGACGCGGGTCGGCGCGCTGTCCGAGGTGGACGCGCGGGTCACCGTGGTCGCGGCCGGCTGCGGCGCGGCGGCGCTGACCGGGCTGCCGGTCCGGCCGGTCAAGGGCCAGGTGCTGCGGCTCCGCGCGCCCGCCGGCGGCCCGCCGGGCTTCCGGCACGTGATCCGGGGGTACGCCGACGGCGAGCCGGTCTACCTGGTGCCCCGGGCCAGCGGCGAGGTGGTGGTCGGCGCGACAGTCGAGGAACGCGCGGACGTCGAGGTGACCGCCGGTGGCGTGCTGCGGCTGCTCCGCGCCGCCGTCGAGCTGGTTCCCGAGCTGACCGAGTACGCGCTGGTGGAGGCCGTCGCCGGGCTGCGTCCGGGCACGCCGGACAACGCGCCGGTGATCGGGGCGCTGCCCGGCCGGCCCGGCGTGCTCGCCGCCACCGGGCACCACCGGCACGGCATCGTGCTCACCCCGGTCACCGCCGACCTGGTCACCCAACTGATCGTCAGCGGCGAGCCGGACCCGGCGCTCGCCCCCTTCACCCCGGCACGGTTCGGGAAGGAGCCCCGGTGGAACTGA
- the thiS gene encoding sulfur carrier protein ThiS produces the protein MELIVNGTGRTLPDGVTLAEVVRTVTGQQRGLAVAVNGEVVPRGGWPASVLRDGDRVEVLSAAQGG, from the coding sequence GTGGAACTGATCGTCAACGGCACGGGACGGACGCTGCCCGACGGCGTCACGCTCGCCGAGGTGGTCCGCACGGTCACCGGGCAGCAGCGCGGCCTCGCGGTCGCGGTCAACGGCGAGGTGGTGCCGCGCGGCGGTTGGCCGGCGAGCGTGCTGCGCGACGGCGACCGCGTCGAGGTGCTCAGCGCCGCGCAGGGCGGGTGA
- a CDS encoding thiazole synthase, which yields MSLEIGGVPFGSRLVLGTGGAAGLDVLEAAVRASGTELVTVALRRVDTTPGGPGGLLDLLERCGVRLLPNTAGCRTAVEAVKTAYLAREAFDTDWVKLEVIGDERTLLPDGVELLRAAEELVADGFTVLPYTSDDPVLARRLADVGCAAVMPAGSPIGSGLGIGNPHHIRLIRQAVDVPVILDAGIGTASDAALAMELGCDAVLLASAVTRAADPVAMATAMRHAVEAGHLARHAGRIPRRSHALASTPDDGRPDL from the coding sequence ATGTCCCTGGAGATCGGCGGCGTGCCGTTCGGCTCCCGGCTGGTGCTCGGCACCGGCGGCGCGGCCGGCCTGGACGTGCTGGAGGCGGCGGTCCGCGCGTCCGGCACCGAACTGGTGACGGTGGCGCTGCGCCGGGTCGACACCACGCCGGGCGGTCCGGGCGGCCTGCTCGACCTGCTGGAGCGGTGCGGCGTACGGCTGCTGCCGAACACGGCCGGCTGCCGGACCGCCGTGGAGGCGGTGAAGACGGCGTACCTGGCCCGGGAGGCGTTCGACACCGACTGGGTGAAGCTGGAGGTGATCGGCGACGAGCGCACGCTGCTGCCCGACGGGGTGGAGCTGCTGCGTGCCGCCGAGGAGCTGGTCGCCGACGGGTTCACCGTGCTGCCGTACACGTCGGACGATCCGGTGCTGGCCCGGCGGCTGGCCGACGTCGGCTGCGCCGCGGTCATGCCGGCCGGCTCGCCGATCGGCTCCGGCCTGGGCATCGGCAACCCGCACCACATCCGGCTGATCCGGCAGGCCGTCGACGTGCCGGTCATCCTCGACGCGGGCATCGGCACCGCCTCGGACGCCGCGCTCGCCATGGAGCTGGGCTGCGACGCGGTGCTGCTGGCCAGCGCCGTCACCCGTGCCGCCGACCCGGTGGCCATGGCCACCGCCATGCGCCACGCGGTCGAGGCCGGCCACCTGGCCCGGCACGCCGGCCGCATCCCCCGCCGCTCCCACGCGCTTGCGTCCACTCCCGACGACGGTCGGCCCGACCTGTGA
- a CDS encoding thiamine phosphate synthase has product MTGARATVPGGRTRTSIRDCPAGVVLLTDRRVAREPLVDVVAGALGGGVRWVVLREKDLPRAERLALAVELRAILAGVGGTLIVAGPDPLDGDAVHLPAAGPYPPPRLGLVGRSCHDAAELARLTTEDYATLSPVLPTRSKPGYGPPLGPEGLRELVAASPVPVLALGGIETPDHVSACVDAGAVGVAVLGALMRAPDPAATAATLGSAFEEAAPTATREGTQ; this is encoded by the coding sequence GTGACCGGCGCGCGTGCCACCGTTCCCGGCGGGCGGACGCGTACCAGCATCCGCGACTGTCCGGCCGGTGTGGTGCTGCTGACCGATCGGCGCGTCGCGCGGGAGCCGCTCGTCGACGTGGTGGCGGGCGCGCTGGGTGGGGGAGTGCGGTGGGTGGTGCTGCGGGAGAAGGACCTGCCCCGCGCCGAGCGCCTCGCGCTCGCCGTCGAGCTGCGTGCGATCCTCGCCGGGGTGGGCGGCACGCTGATCGTGGCCGGCCCGGACCCGCTCGACGGCGACGCGGTGCACCTGCCGGCCGCCGGCCCGTACCCGCCGCCGCGCCTCGGGCTGGTCGGCCGTTCCTGCCACGACGCCGCCGAGCTGGCGCGACTGACCACCGAGGACTACGCGACGCTGTCCCCGGTTCTCCCCACCCGCTCCAAACCCGGCTACGGGCCGCCCCTGGGCCCGGAAGGGCTGCGCGAGCTGGTCGCGGCCAGCCCGGTGCCGGTGCTCGCGCTCGGCGGCATCGAGACCCCGGACCACGTGAGCGCGTGCGTCGACGCGGGCGCGGTCGGCGTCGCCGTGCTCGGCGCGCTCATGCGCGCACCCGACCCGGCGGCGACCGCCGCCACGCTGGGCAGCGCCTTCGAGGAGGCGGCCCCCACCGCAACCAGAGAAGGAACGCAGTGA